In Arachis hypogaea cultivar Tifrunner chromosome 17, arahy.Tifrunner.gnm2.J5K5, whole genome shotgun sequence, a single window of DNA contains:
- the LOC112767467 gene encoding uncharacterized protein isoform X7, giving the protein MDQHHSHYVHHHHHSHHDHNNDDNNTNHTRYAPPPPHHNHSHLPPPPPPPPSLPPPPAPPPQAQPLRYRTIRTPPPPPPYAPNNNHPPSHQNQFPQFNSPNYPNRPFQEEHPISNNHNQPFSLSPRISSRILPGDPFPRRNFPRFDTETRWNPNPGRRIAPDCLLPRNYTPVDIDSELRQHREGVSLPPSAYPAEKIRYDPDRSRLRLEYEYEGNPRKDEEFGCGSGNDANYHNYHRRGVGDLPPRHDLPNGGFGRAPPAMPREINIDLKPGGYVRGYSAEFEDEIPKVGRRDGHGEGKRWLNERRGPKELPDSRFELGTGEIGFAKNVDDFRVGTREEYGWESGRYSGRGNSREFGHELWRPSLKKQVQKKSALLRIQNAKPSYRNREIEQLRNAGYSAESNTNVFRGKEQCGHVGYGMKQEEREGSPVELDISFESNSLVAKAIVTTSTSTVVNDTNMNSVSDADLTPSEKRKKVSVSDSDCSGLEAAKVSRDVVTLNSSSCKVNDCSGSVNDLSLQNNVVNPCSQPCTRETDSVKNEVAGGSTKIHSGKSSPRVVKKKKVVKRVVKKVVGNPKSTMSNSRSANKVHGCVQPDRVIPSSSSVSVPNKVEPCLEQKSITVDKMSMPGHSSYNLSKDRNQLLEDRNGDLTLLSLGPHSRSRECETDEDSDTQKGAARFESGLDIPNSQSCASTGQAKKIDYECLDANNSVHDLRRMPDTNMVPELLNGSTSKINDVGCDIKQLCQNQEFQSRENYSNVRCPQNGFVIDVVDDSVLSSADNIGNSDRTNTYNSASSVYGLISGDLTGSKEKLTVTECGLTGESGFGHMVPTIITKYAILEENPDVINPASSSAMSAPSNSGKIRIHAGTDCIQNAIALTQGSYSGPVNLDDGTSVQCSDITNDAVKDVSPCYAAISSENCCTEEPFSSSNLSVGFGEGDTNNMKKRKARTHSKFLHSKMEGISPKPVNSVSHANDWDTASSVKVKDACCSEVLDQSVQSLDSNLESCLDGIVTLHGKKELSEAELCVRDNEIDDANYLSLLSKGIKVTTTSELSDAVVVSKSCADFPVSFSDKQAPEKEVELSSMDVLFSAQSLSCSEDSRKLSDNFVGGSCDARYANNETMSSDHFELKNSDFASHSLREDLDIQFPLLDGECKENGTQMQTDIFTSGFNKGDMKDSLIHQQSIVSHPSDGDLEEDAPEAPSDVCSQGISEAPERGNLNCTSIQDENNCGDISAVEHGSDLPTCTSPIQHTNKIMKSANATGHSNPVERNLMRQSSQVNSKVSNNGPVSYFSENGSKNTLGGAMPKTQKGRSFIISKSNTKTSASSTHLSNPRTWRRSGNNSQGSLPGNKLSPGKFLPKRQILDRKGNFQNTSYIRKGNSLVRQPTTVSFTQISSVNKSPLSLDELSKSTRSGSRIDVSDQLTLKTGVAEVPQQSQRKPSLSIGTLSEENISSPLVEPPSSGCCENASDPRKLIDINDTPNSSKDDSNQYETPDNQSSPLSKLENQVEANDGHISSFSTRRIVYTKPKTNQLVATSNSRDEKSQTAFSEGYYKRCKNQLVRNMNQTVAVPNATLDSDAQGSCKVLCNRKFSKRQLHKDDESLLSATTDSGLAVKRAYIPRRLVIGNDEYVRIGNGNQLIRDPKKRTRKLANEKVRWSLHTARQRLARKQKYCQFFTRFGKCNKEGGKCPYVHDPSKIAVCTKFLNGLCSTPNCKLTHKVIPERMPDCSYFLQGLCTNRNCPYRHVNVNPKASVCEGFLKGYCADGNECRKKHSYICPTFEATGTCTKGTRCKLHHPEKQKGKKRKRSGDQNNSNSRGRYFASVPIDVSEAGIVVIPGQRDQSDDLEGELTDYISLQDDYTKTVGQSLALTLCDSDSLNLQLEDYEVNVKPTLLMKSKGTPRSSRSSVLQS; this is encoded by the exons ATGGACCAACACCACTCCCACTAcgtccaccaccaccaccacagccaCCATGATCACAACAACGACGACAATAACACCAACCACACTAGGTACGCCCCTCCCCCTCCTCATCACAACCACAGCCACCTCCCTCCGCCGCCCCCTCCGCCACCCTCCCTCCCCCCTCCGCCAGCCCCTCCTCCCCAAGCACAACCCCTCCGCTATCGCACCATCCGCACACCTCCTCCTCCGCCTCCTTATGCCCCCAATAACAACCATCCGCCATCCCATCAAAACCAATTCCCCCAATTCAATTCCCCTAACTACCCTAATCGCCCCTTCCAAGAAGAACACCCAATCTCCAACAACCACAATCAGCCATTTTCCCTATCCCCCAGGATTTCCAGCCGAATCCTCCCGGGCGATCCTTTCCCCCGCCGCAATTTTCCTCGTTTCGACACTGAAACACGCTGGAACCCTAACCCTGGCCGTAGGATCGCTCCCGACTGTCTCCTTCCGAGGAATTATACACCCGTTGATATCGACAGTGAATTGCGCCAACACCGTGAAGGGGTCTCGCTGCCGCCCTCGGCATATCCGGCCGAAAAGATTCGATACGATCCCGatcgctccaggttgagacttgagtATGAGTATGAGGGTAACCCTAGGAAGGATGAGGAGTTTGGTTGCGGCAGCGGTAATGATGCTAATTACCACAATTACCACCGCCGCGGCGTTGGGGATTTGCCACCCAGACACGACTTGCCCAACGGAGGCTTCGGCAGGGCGCCACCGGCGATGCCAAGGGAGATTAATATTGATTTGAAACCCGGGGGGTATGTTCGCGGGTATAGTGCGGAATTCGAGGATGAGATTCCCAAGGTTGGAAGAAGAGATGGGCATGGCGAAGGCAAGAGGTGGTTGAATGAGAGGAGGGGACCTAAGGAGTTGCCTGATTCACGGTTCGAATTGGGGACCGGCGAGATTGGTTTTGCTAAGAATGTTGATGATTTCCGCGTTGGGACACGTGAGGAATATGGATGGGAATCGGGTAGGTATAGTGGCAGAGGGAACAGCAGGGAGTTTGGTCATGAATTATGGCGACCTTCTCTAAAGAAACAGGTTCAAAAGAAGAGTGCTCTTCTTAGGATCCAGAATGCAAAACCAAGTTATAGGAATCGTGAGATTGAACAATTACGGAATGCTGGTTATTCTGCTGAGTCTAACACTAATGTTTTCAGGGGCAAGGAGCAGTGTGGGCATGTAGGTTATGGGATGAAacaagaagaaagggaaggaAGTCCTGTGGAGCTTGATATCTCTTTTGAATCAAATTCCCTGGTTGCGAAGGCTATTGTGACCACTTCGACTTCGACTGTTGTTAATGATACAAATATGAATTCTGTCTCTGATGCTGATTTAACTCCCtcagaaaagagaaaaaaggttTCAGTATCCGATAGTGATTGTTCTGGTTTGGAAGCTGCAAAAGTATCTAGGGATGTTGTAACTTTGAATAGCTCATCCTGCAAAGTGAATGACTGCTCTGGATCTGTGAATGATTTAAGCTTACAGAATAATGTTGTTAATCCTTGTTCTCAACCTTGCACCCGCGAGACTGATAGTGTGAAAAATGAGGTTGCAGGTGGAAGTACCAAAATTCACTCTGGTAAATCCTCCCCAAGGGTTGTAAAGAAGAAAAAAGTTGTCAAGAGAGTAGTGAAGAAAGTTGTTGGAAATCCAAAATCTACAATGTCAAATTCACGATCAGCAAATAAGGTTCATGGATGTGTGCAACCTGATCGAGTCATACCTAGTTCTTCATCTGTCTCTGTTCCCAACAAAGTTGAACCTTGTCTTGAGCAGAAAAGCATCACTGTAGACAAGATGTCAATGCCTGGCCATAGTTCATACAATTTATCAAAGGATCGGAATCAATTGCTTGAAGATAGAAATGGAGATCTAACCCTGCTGAGTTTGGGGCCACATTCCAGGTCACGAGAATGTGAAACTGATGAAGATTCAGATACTCAGAAAGGAGCCGCCAGGTTTGAAAGTGGTCTTGACATTCCAAATTCTCAATCTTGTGCTTCTACTGGTCAAGCTAAAAAGATTGATTATGAGTGTTTAGATGCAAATAATTCTGTCCATGACTTGCGTAGAATGCCAGATACTAACATGGTTCCTGAATTATTAAATGGAAGTACTTCCAAAATCAATGATGTGGGTTGTGATATTAAACAGCTATGTCAGAATCAAGAGTTTCAATCACGTGAGAATTATTCAAATGTAAGATGTCCACAGAATGGGTTTGTTATAGATGTAGTAGATGACAGCGTTCTTAGTTCAGCTGACAATATTGGTAACTCAGATCGCACTAATACATATAACTCTGCTAGTAGCGTTTATGGCCTAATTTCTGGTGATCTTACAGGATCTAAAGAGAAGCTTACAGTTACTGAATGTGGTCTTACTGGTGAATCTGGTTTTGGACATATGGTCCCTACTATTATCACCAAGTATGCTATTTTGGAAGAAAATCCAGACGTGATCAACCCTGCATCAAGCAGCGCAATGTCTGCCCCTTCAAATTcaggaaaaattaggattcacGCTGGTACAGATTGCATACAAAATGCTATTGCTCTGACGCAGGGTTCTTATAGTGGACCGGTCAATTTAGATGATGGTACCTCTGTTCAGTGTTCTGACATCACTAATGATGCTGTGAAGGATGTTTCCCCCTGTTACGCTGCCATATCTTCTGAGAATTGTTGCACGGAAGAGCCATTTTCAAGTTCTAATCTTTCTGTTGGATTTGGTGAAGGGGATACAAACaatatgaaaaagagaaaagcTAGGACTCATTCAAAGTTTTTGCACTCAAAGATGGAGGGAATTTCTCCAAAACCTGTAAATTCAGTTAGCCATGCAAATGATTGGGATACTGCCTCAAGTGTGAAGGTGAAGGATGCATGTTGTTCAGAAGTTTTGGATCAATCTGTTCAAAGCTTAGATTCTAACCTGGAATCGTGCTTGGATGGGATCGTTACTTTACATGGGAAAAAGGAGCTTTCAGAGGCTGAGCTTTGTGTTAGAGATAATGAGATTGATGATGCAAATTATCTTTCACTATTATCTAAAGGGATCAAAGTCACGACTACCTCTGAGTTGAGTGATGCAGTTGTGGTATCCAAATCTTGTGCGGATTTTCCTGTTTCTTTCAGTGATAAACAAGCGCCCGAAAAAGAAGTTGAATTGTCAAGCATGGATGTTCTGTTTAGTGCACAATCATTGTCATGTTCAGAGGATAGTAGGAAATTGTCTGACAATTTTGTTGGAGGTTCTTGTGACGCTAGATATGCAAATAATGAAACCATGAGTTCTGACCATTTTGAATTAAAGAACTCAGATTTTGCATCTCATTCACTTCGTGAGGACTTGGACATTCAGTTCCCATTGTTGGATGGTGAATGCAAAGAAAATGGCACTCAAATGCAAACTGACATTTTTACGTCTGGATTTAATAAGGGAGATATGAAGGACAGTTTAATTCATCAACAGAGCATTGTGTCCCATCCTTCCGATGGTGATTTGGAGGAGGATGCACCTGAAGCACCATCAGATGTGTGTTCTCAAGGGATATCGGAAGCACCTGAGAGAGGGAATTTAAATTGTACATCAATCCAAGATGAAAACAATTGTGGGGATATATCTGCAGTTGAACATGGTTCTGATTTGCCTACTTGTACTTCACCAATACAGCATACTAATAAGATTATGAAGTCAGCTAATGCAACTGGGCATAGTAACCCAGTTGAGAGGAATCTAATGCGACAATCATCCCAAGTCAACTCCAAGGTTTCAAATAATGGTCCAGTTTCTTATTTTTCAGAAAATGGGAGCAAAAATACCCTTGGAGGTGCCATGCCAAAAACTCAAAAGGGTCGTTCGTTCATCATTTCAAAGTCGAATACAAAGACATCTGCCTCTTCAACCCATCTCTCAAATCCTCGAACTTGGCGACGTTCCGGTAATAATTCTCAAGGTTCTTTACCTGGAAACAAGCTTTCGCCAGGAAAATTTCTTCCCAAAAGGCAAATTCTAGATAGGAAAGGAAACTTTCAGAATACCTCTTACATTCGTAAAGGTAACAGTCTTGTAAGACAGCCTACTACAGTTTCTTTTACTCAGATCTCTTCTGTAAATAAGTCACCTTTGAGCTTAGATGAATTATCAAAGAGTACCAGATCTGGGAGCAGGATTGATGTGTCAGATCAACTGACCTTGAAAACAGGAGTAGCAGAGGTCCCTCAGCAGAGTCAGAGAAAACCTTCACTATCCATTGGCACATTATCAGAGGAAAATATATCTTCCCCATTGGTAGAACCTCCTTCCAGTGGTTGCTGTGAAAATGCATCAGATCCTAGAAAACTGATAGATATCAATGATACACCAAACTCTTCCAAAGATGATTCAAATCAGTATGAAACTCCTGATAATCAAAGTAGTCCACTGAGTAAGCTGGAGAACCAAGTTGAAGCAAATGATGGACACATTTCTTCTTTCAGCACCAGGAGAATTGTATATACAAAGCCCAAAACAAATCAGTTGGTAGCGACTTCAAATTCTCGTGATGAGAAGTCCCAAACAGCCTTCTCCGAAGGCTACTACAAGAGGTGCAAAAATCAGTTAGTTAGGAATATGAACCAGACTGTTGCAGTGCCGAATGCCACTCTAGATTCTGATGCTCAGGGGTCTTGTAAGGTGCTTTGCAACAGAAAGTTTAGTAAGAGGCAGTTACATAAAG ATGATGAATCCCTGTTGTCTGCCACTACTGATTCGGGCTTGGCTGTGAAAAGAGCTTACATTCCTAGGAGATTGGTGATTGGAAATGATGA ATATGTCCGAATTGGAAATGGTAATCAGCTTATCAGAGACCCAAAAAAACGAACTCGAAAATTGGCAAATGAAAAAGTTAGATGGAGCTTGCATACTGCCAGGCAACGGTTGGCTCGAAAGCAGAAGTATTGTCAGTTTTTTACTAGATTTGGGAAATGTAACAAGGAGGGTGGGAAATGCCCTTATGTTCATGATCCCTCAAAAATTGCTGTCTGTACTAAGTTCCTGAATGGTTTATGTTCTACTCCCAACTGCAAATTGACTCATAAG GTTATACCAGAGAGAATGCCAGATTGTTCTTATTTTCTGCAAG GCTTATGCACAAACCGAAATTGCCCATATAGACATGTCAATGTGAACCCTAAGGCTTCTGTTTGTGAAGGATTTCTCAAGGGTTATTGTGCTGATGGGAATGAG TGTAGGAAGAAGCACAGCTATATCTGTCCTACTTTTGAAGCAACGGGCACCTGTACGAAAGGAACCAGATGCAAGCTTCATCATCCCGAAAAacaaaagggaaagaaaaggaagagatcTGGAGATCAGAATAATAGTAACAGCAGAGGGCGTTACTTTGCTTCTGTTCCGATTGATGTTTCTGAAGCTGGAATCGTAGTTATTCCAGGGCAACGTGATCAGAGTGATGATCTTGAAGGAGAACTTACTGACTACATCAGCCTTCAGGATGACTATACAAAAACTGTTGGTCAATCATTAGCGCTAACATTGTGCGACAGCGATTCCTTGAACTTGCAGTTGGAAGATTATGAAGTAAATGTCAAACCAACTCTTTTAATGAAATCAAAAGGCACGCCGCGATCTTCTCGGTCCAGTGTCCTGCAAAGTTAG